A window from Peromyscus leucopus breed LL Stock chromosome 8a, UCI_PerLeu_2.1, whole genome shotgun sequence encodes these proteins:
- the Sesn1 gene encoding sestrin-1 isoform X2, which translates to MRLAAAANEAYTASLAVTELLGCHQCGGGRGQDEELGIRIPRPLGHGPSRFIPEKEILQVGSEDAQMHAVFADSFAALGRLDNITLVMVFHPQYLESFLKTQHYLLQMDGPLPLHYRHYIGIMAAARHQCSYLVNLHVNDFLHVGGDPKWLNGLENAPQKLQNLGELNKVLAHRPWLITKEHIEGLLKAEEHSWSLAELVHAVVLLTHYHSLASFTFGCGISPEIHCDGGHTFRPPSVSNYCICDITNGNHSVDEMQVSSAGNISVSESFFEVEALMEKMRQLQECRDEEEASQEEMASRFEMEKNESMLVFSSDDDEVTPARDISRHFEDTSYGYKDFSRHGMHVPTFRVQDYCWEDHGYSLVNRLYPDVGQLIDEKFHIAYNLTYNTMAMHKDVDTSMLRRAIWNYIHCMFGIRYDDYDYGEINQLLDRSFKVYIKTVVCTPEKVTKRMYDSFWRQFKHSEKVHVNLLLIEARMQAELLYALRAITRYMT; encoded by the exons gaACTTGGAATCAGAATTCCTCGGCCACTAGGACATGGACCAAGCAGGTTCATCCCAGAGAAGGAG ATTCTACAAGTGGGGAGCGAAGACGCACAGATGCATGCTGTATTTGCAGATTCCTTTGCTGCTTTGGGTCGTTTGGATAACATTACATTAGTGATGGTTTTCCACCCCCAATACTTAGAAAGTTTCTTGAAAACTCAACACTATCTACTGCAGATGGACGGGCCGCTACCCCTCCATTATCGGCACTACATTGGGATAATG gCCGCAGCCAGGCATCAGTGTTCCTACCTAGTGAATCTACATGTAAATGACTTCCTTCATGTTGGTGGGGATCCCAAGTGGCTCAATGGTTTAGAGAATGCACCTCAAAAACTACAGAATTTAGGAGAACTTAACAAAGTATTAGCCCACAGGCCTTGGCTTATCACCAAAGAACACATCGAG GGCCTTCTGAAAGCTGAAGAGCACAGCTGGTCTCTGGCGGAGCTGGTCCACGCCGTGGTTCTGCTCACACACTACCACTCTCTCGCCTCCTTCACGTTTGGCTGCGGAATTAGTCCAGAAATTCACTGTGATGGTGGCCACACCTTCAGACCGCCTTCTGTCAGTAACTACTGCATCTGTGACATTACGAATGGCAATCACAGTGTGGATGAAATGCAAGTCAGCTCAGCAGGAAATATTTCG GTCAGCGAGTCCTTCTTTGAGGTCGAAGCCCTCATGGAAAAGATGAGGCAGTTACAGGAGTGTCGAGATGAGGAGGAGGCGAGCCAGGAGGAGATGGCGTCACGGTTCGAGATGGAAAAGAATGAGAGCATGCTCGTCTTCTCTTCAG ATGATGATGAAGTTACACCAGCAAGAGACATATCTCGGCACTTTGAGGATACTAGTTATGGCTATAAGGATTTCTCTAGACATGGAATGCATGTTCCAACATTTCGTGTCCAG GACTACTGCTGGGAAGACCACGGTTATTCTCTGGTGAATCGTCTTTATCCAGATGTGGGACAGTTAATTGACGAGAAATTTCATATTGCTTACAATCTTACTTACAATACAATGGCAATGCACAAAGATGTCGATACCTCAATGCTCAGACGGGCTATCTGGAACTATATTCACTGCATGTTTGGAATACG ATACGACGACTATGACTATGGCGAAATTAACCAGCTGTTGGATCGTAGCTTTAAAGTTTACATCAAAACTGTTGTCTGCACTCCTGAAAAGGTTACCAAAAGAATGTATGATAGCTTTTGGAGGCAGTTCAAGCACTCTGAGAAG GTTCATGTTAATCTGCTTCTTATAGAAGCTAGGATGCAAGCGGAACTCCTGTATGCTCTGAGAGCCATTACCCGCTATATGACTTGA